The Rhododendron vialii isolate Sample 1 chromosome 1a, ASM3025357v1 region CTTCCTAGCTTGTACCTGCAACGGGAATTTACGAGggtgaaaaaaatacataagtACGAATGCCGGTTAAACTTGATGACATGTGACGAGCCCATTTGATTCGGCCAGCTTATGATGATGAGGGTAATTACTAATACCACTTGTCCTAGTTTTGTAAACacaacttttgtgggattgggTTTGATTCCTCTACGAATTGCAGCAATCCATGCCACGATCGAAGTGTAAGGAATTTTTAACCAAAGCAATCAAATATGATCTAACGTCTTATTGACATAATACCAACCAGGTGAAAAATAAGTTGACAAGTACAGTTTATTCGTTGTAAACTGCTGCAAGTCTTGTTTTTCACGAGCAAGCAATAATATTAAGTGGACTTGAATCAATATGAAGGCAAAATGGATGAACCAAATTCAATCCACATATTGGAATGGGATAGCAACAGATTTCCTAATTGAGAAGTCATGAAATGAAAGAGCGTTAACATGCAGCTCATACCTGACAATGCGATCAATGTTTGCTAGTTTCTTCTAACCACTATGTCTGCAACCGTTCTCCTCAATCTTATCACCTTCTTAGGCAACTTTCTTTCAGCAAGTTTGACAAAGAATCTAGGTCTACCAATTAAGAACATGAGAGATCCTAGAAAGAGTCCCAGTGTCATTCCACACCCATACCCTATCACCACAATTTTCCAAGTAAATCCATCCAAACCTGAATCATCTTCCTCATGTTGGAACACCGGTGGCTGTACTTGTGTTTGATTATCTCCACATCCCTTCGACAATGGAAACCCACATAATCCTAAGTTCCCAGCATATGAACCATTCTCAAATGTATTAAATTGTCGACCATAGGGTATGGGTCCATGGAGATGGTTGAACGAAAGGTTCAAGACTGCAAGAAATGTCAAACTTGTTAATTGGCTTGGAATTCTGCCGGTGAGGTGGTTAGAAGAGATGTCTAACGATTCAAGGCTCGTCAAGTCTCCCAAAGCTTCAGGAATATAGCCTGTAAGACTATTATGAGAAAAATTAAGCACTTTGAGGGAATAGAGCTTTCCAACTACATTTGGAATTTCTCCACTAAAATTGTTGGATGAAAAGTCGATTGTTGTGAAGATAGTCAAAATTCTCACCAATTCGATCTCAAGCCCCTTTATTGTCACTTCGATAGAATCATGATAATAACTACTCTCCCCACTCATGTATTGTTTGTCCGGCATAGTTTTGTTCTTCATAGCTTGGAAATTTTCGAAGTACCTCGTTGGCAAATGGCCAGTGAACTCATTATAGGAGAGGTCAACAATTCGAAGCTTAGGAAAGGAAAATTCACTCATTATAGTGTTTATTGGACCATGAAATTGGTTGGATCGTACGACAAGAACCTGTAACTCAGGAAGAATCCCCAACCAATTTGGAAATGTATCATTAACCTTGTTGTTTCCGACGTTTAGAACTTCCAAGCTTCTACAATTTACCAAAGATCTTGGAAGTGGTCCttcaaaatgattttcactCAAATCAAGACTTCGTAACTGGCTGGGCTTTTCAAATGTCAAGGGAAGGGTTCCCTTAAATCCATTGGAGCGCAGACTTAACACCTCGAGAAAACTACTAGAATT contains the following coding sequences:
- the LOC131300948 gene encoding receptor-like protein 33 isoform X1; this encodes MLEKLHIGDNNFTGPIPFNLSGLQNLRELYLNKNSLSGVIPPSLFTLMSLEHLDLSSNHLTGQIPEFQHRLPLDTIDLSDNKLRGPIPQSISTLVNLAELYLASNDLSAVARSNGNNTLPNLRNFRMSSCNIEVFPYFLRASENLVELDLSQNRIHGQIPNWVGFIGKASLLYLNLSHNFLTGINKLPWEHLNTLDLRSNLLQGPLLIPPPSILYFLMSNNSLYGEISSSVCNASSLQMLDLSHNKLSGEVPQCLGNSSSFLEVLSLRSNGFKGTLPLTFEKPSQLRSLDLSENHFEGPLPRSLVNCRSLEVLNVGNNKVNDTFPNWLGILPELQVLVVRSNQFHGPINTIMSEFSFPKLRIVDLSYNEFTGHLPTRYFENFQAMKNKTMPDKQYMSGESSYYHDSIEVTIKGLEIELVRILTIFTTIDFSSNNFSGEIPNVVGKLYSLKVLNFSHNSLTGYIPEALGDLTSLESLDISSNHLTGRIPSQLTSLTFLAVLNLSFNHLHGPIPYGRQFNTFENGSYAGNLGLCGFPLSKGCGDNQTQVQPPVFQHEEDDSGLDGFTWKIVVIGYGCGMTLGLFLGSLMFLIGRPRFFVKLAERKLPKKVIRLRRTVADIVVRRN